CGACCCGTGAAATCCCCGATCAGGAAAATAACGGTGTGGCCGAGATCCTGGAACTGGCGCATTTTTGTTAACAGCACACTATGCCCAAGGTGCAAATCAGGTGCTGTCGGGTCAAACCCTGCTTTAATACGCAGCTTACGGCCAGACGCCAGCTTTTTCTTTAGCTCATCCTCTACTAGGATTTCATGCGTGCCCCGCGACAGTAGCGCTAACGCCTGATCCACCTCACTCATTGCCTCTCTCTCCATGTAATATATGCCGTTATAGGCGTCAGATATTGAATAACGGGCGATGTTACCATGCCCTATCGCCCTGGTTGAGCCTTCACTACGTTTTGGATGAGCCGCTTTATGAAAACGCCCCCCCCTGCCTTACCGTCGTATTATGTTGGGTTAATGTCGGGCACCAGCCTGGACGGCATTGATGCCGCGCTGGTCGCTATAGCACCACAATCACCACCTGAGCTCATTGCCACTCATGCATCGCCAATGCCCCAGTCGCTTCACAACCTACTACTGAACTTGTGCCATGCCGAGCAAGTAAGCTTTGCAGAGCTTGCAGAAGCCGAAAGCGCATTTTGCCAGCTACAAGCAAACGCCGTGAAAGCACTACTGACTCAGCAACAGATCTCACCAGCGCAAATTCACGCTATTGGTAGCCATGGGCAGACAATTGAGCATGCTCCCGGCGGCCACCACGGAGGCCCAGCCTATACACTACAGCTTGATAACCCCAGCCTACTGGCAGAGCTAACCGGCTGCACAGTGGTAGCTGATTTCCGCCGACGGGACTTAGCGGCGGGTGGCCAAGCAGCGCCATTAGCACCGGCATTTCACCAAGCCCTGTTTGGTCGCCAGACAAGCGAGCAGCTTGTTTTAAACCTAGGGGGCTTTGCGAATCTGACGTGGCTACCCAGCGATTCCAGCATCCCCGCAATTGGCTTTGATACAGGACCAGCTAATGTGCTGTTAGATGCTTGGTTTGCGAAGCATCACGATGGGCGCTTTGATCAAAATGGCACATGGGCCGCTGGCGGGCAGATTGATCAAGCATTACTAAAACGCTTGCTTAACGAGCCGTTTTTTCATCAACCACCGCCGCGCAGTACCGGCCGCGAACTATTTCACTTGGCATGGTTAGAAAATAAGTTAACGGGCCACGAAGCTGCTTGCGATGTGCAAACTACGCTAGCGGAACTGACCGCGATAAGCGTTGCCCAGGGCATTCAGCAATTGCCAGCGACCCACGACAGCATGACATTAATTGCTTGTGGCGGTGGTGCACACAACGCTTATTTAATGGCGAGACTCGCATCACACTTACCCAATGCGACATTTAAGTCTCCCGCAGACCTAGGCTGGCCCGAAGACTGGATTGAAGCAGGCGCTTTTGCCTGGCTTGCCCATCAACGCTTGCACGGCCTGCCCGGCAACTTACCTTCCGTCACGGGTGCCAGTGGCCCGCGAGTCCTGGGGGGCATTTACGCCTTTTAACCCAAGCCTGCAATGCCCATAGCACACGCTTGTTAGTCATCGTTTAACGAGAGTGTGCCTTTGGCTTGTGCCTGTGCATCTTCCATACTCACCACGCCCTCTTTAACAAGCTTAGCAAGCGATGCATTTAACGTTTGCATGCCAAGATTGCCTCCGGTCTGAATGGCTGAATAAATTTGAGCAACCTTATCTTCACGTATTAAATTCCGAACCGCGGCAGTAGCAATCAACACTTCATGGGCCGCAATACGCCCACCACCCTGGCGCTTCAATAATGTTTGAGAGACCACTGCTTGCAGCGACTCTGATAGCATTGAGCGAACCATCGATTTCTCCTCCCCAGGAAACACATCGATAATGCGATCAATTGTTTTCGCCGCTGACGTCGTATGCAGCGTGCCAAACACTAGATGGCCAGTTTCAGCAGCCGTGAGCGCCAGCCGAATGGTTTCTAGATCTCGAAGTTCGCCGACCAAAATGACATCAGGGTCTTCACGTAATGCGCTGCGCAATGCGGCAGTAAAACTGCGCGTATCTCGATGCACTTCACGCTGATTTATTAAACAGCGCTTACTGGTATGTACAAACTCAACAGGGTCTTCGATCGTTAAAATATGCTCAAAACGATGATCATTAATGTAATCGATCATTGCAGCCAACGTGGTGCTTTTGCCCGAACCGGTTGGCCCGGTCACCAACACCAACCCCCTTGGCAGCATTGCTAATCGCTCGAATACGTCGCCCATCCCCAAGGTGCTCATTGAAAGCACGTCGTTAGGAATCGTACGAAACACCGCTCCAGCCCCCCGCACTTGATGGAATGCATTAACACGAAAACGAGCCACCCCAGATACTTCGAATGAAAAATCAGCTTCTAAGTGCGCCTCATAGTCTCGACGCTGCTGCTCATTCATAATGTCAAAAATCAGGCGGCGAACTTCACTATTGTCCATCGCTGGCACATTAAGCCGACGAATATCGCCAT
This genomic window from Halomonas sp. TD01 contains:
- a CDS encoding anhydro-N-acetylmuramic acid kinase, which codes for MKTPPPALPSYYVGLMSGTSLDGIDAALVAIAPQSPPELIATHASPMPQSLHNLLLNLCHAEQVSFAELAEAESAFCQLQANAVKALLTQQQISPAQIHAIGSHGQTIEHAPGGHHGGPAYTLQLDNPSLLAELTGCTVVADFRRRDLAAGGQAAPLAPAFHQALFGRQTSEQLVLNLGGFANLTWLPSDSSIPAIGFDTGPANVLLDAWFAKHHDGRFDQNGTWAAGGQIDQALLKRLLNEPFFHQPPPRSTGRELFHLAWLENKLTGHEAACDVQTTLAELTAISVAQGIQQLPATHDSMTLIACGGGAHNAYLMARLASHLPNATFKSPADLGWPEDWIEAGAFAWLAHQRLHGLPGNLPSVTGASGPRVLGGIYAF
- a CDS encoding type IV pilus twitching motility protein PilT — protein: MDITELLAFSAKQNASDLHLSAGLPPMIRVDGDIRRLNVPAMDNSEVRRLIFDIMNEQQRRDYEAHLEADFSFEVSGVARFRVNAFHQVRGAGAVFRTIPNDVLSMSTLGMGDVFERLAMLPRGLVLVTGPTGSGKSTTLAAMIDYINDHRFEHILTIEDPVEFVHTSKRCLINQREVHRDTRSFTAALRSALREDPDVILVGELRDLETIRLALTAAETGHLVFGTLHTTSAAKTIDRIIDVFPGEEKSMVRSMLSESLQAVVSQTLLKRQGGGRIAAHEVLIATAAVRNLIREDKVAQIYSAIQTGGNLGMQTLNASLAKLVKEGVVSMEDAQAQAKGTLSLNDD